A single genomic interval of Rhinopithecus roxellana isolate Shanxi Qingling chromosome 11, ASM756505v1, whole genome shotgun sequence harbors:
- the LOC115900323 gene encoding cytochrome c oxidase subunit NDUFA4 encodes MLHQIMGQAKKHPSLIPLLVFIGAGGTGAGLYLLHLALFNPDVSWDRKNHPDPWNKLGPNDQYKFYSMNVDHSKLKKEGPDL; translated from the coding sequence ATGCTCCACCAGATCATGGGTCAGGCTAAGAAGCATCCAAGCTTGATCCCCCTCTTAGTATTTATTGGAGCTGGAGGTACTGGAGCAGGACTGTATCTCTTGCATCTGGCATTGTTCAATCCAGATGTTAGTTGGGACAGAAAGAATCACCCAGATCCCTGGAACAAACTGGGTCCCAATGATCAATACAAGTTCTACTCAATGAATGTGGATCACAGCAAACTGAAGAAAGAAGGTCCAGATCTCTAA